A segment of the Candidatus Goldiibacteriota bacterium genome:
TCTGCCGCGTGTTCTTCAGGGGAAGAAGCGTACACCATGGCGTTTACGGTAAAAGAGGCGTTAAGCGCCCGGGCTGACGTAAAGATTCTTGCCACGGATATTTCCACTAAAGTGCTTGGAACCGCTCATCAGGGTATTTATGAGATGGAGAAAACACATTCAATACCTAAAGATATAAAAAATAAATACATGAATAAAATATTGTCAGGCGATAAGGAATTTATGGCTGTGAAATCCGAGATAAGGAATATGGTGGTTTACAAAAGGCTGAATCTGACAGAGATGCCTTTTCCCATGAACGGGCCCCTGGATGTTATTTTGTGCAGGAATGTAATGATATATTTTGATAAGGATTTAAGGCGCAGGCTTGCCGTGGAATTTCACAGGCTGCTAAAACCCGGGGGCCTGCTTATAATAGGGCTTACCGAGAGCCTTATAGAAATAAGCAATGATTTTAAAAGGATAGGTTCCTCGGTATATATTAAATAAGGCGGCGATAAAATGGATATTACAGTCGAGATAGGAGCGCTGAAAGTCACAAATAATCCGGCGGACAGATTAATTACGTATTCGCTTGGATCCTGTCTTGGCGTGGCTATA
Coding sequences within it:
- a CDS encoding methyltransferase domain-containing protein, which translates into the protein MEFPGRASEPGTIDDDTYNRIKDLIHNKCGITLGPAKKALVAARVRKRMRELQITGHDEYFKAVIEDKTGVELVRLLDSIATNVTSFYRESGHFDVVKQALSKWEDAGQTRFRLWSAACSSGEEAYTMAFTVKEALSARADVKILATDISTKVLGTAHQGIYEMEKTHSIPKDIKNKYMNKILSGDKEFMAVKSEIRNMVVYKRLNLTEMPFPMNGPLDVILCRNVMIYFDKDLRRRLAVEFHRLLKPGGLLIIGLTESLIEISNDFKRIGSSVYIK